One Maribacter sp. HTCC2170 genomic window, TTGACAAGGAGTCTGGAAGTTGCGTCAATTTCCCATCAACATATCTCTCAAATCGATTGTTAGTTTTAATATCAATCAAATCCAATGTATCATTTTTTCGAATTCGTTTCAACACTTTCTTTCCATCAACCCGCTCCATGACATAATTCCTATCCCTAAAATCAAAAGAAACATTACTTGCCCCATAAAGCTCCCCTCCACTTATCTCAATACTTTTGTCAACAATTTGTTGTGCATTTAATTGAGAATGTTGTTTCTCTTTACAAGAAATAAATCCAACAAATAGTACAATCATCAAAATCTTTTTCATATTCTTCTTTTGTATAGAGTTCGTAAATGTGCTTTTAACTTTACAAAAATCAACTATTAAATCTGTTTTAATGAAGTTGTAGATAGAATTATTGTTGCTACTTTTGTTCACCAATGCAGACTAATATCAACATAAAGAACAAAAAGGCCCGGTTTGAATATGAAATCTTGGATAAGTATACCGCAGGTATTGTTCTATCCGGAACAGAGATAAAATCTATCCGTCAAAGCAAGGCCTCGATCAGTGAGAGCTTTTGTGAATTCAATGACAATGGTGAACTTTTTATAATCAATATGCAGATAGATGAATACTCACATGCATCTCATTACAACCACAAGCCTAAAGCAGAGCGAAAGCTATTACTAAATAAACGAGAGTTAAAGAAACTTCAAAAGGAAGTAGCTTCTAGCGGATTAACAATTATACCGCTAAATCTATTTTTGAATGAAAGAGGTTTGGCCAAAATGAATATCGCCTTGGCCAAAGGGAAAAAACTTTATGATAAAAGAGAAACCATGAAAGATCGGGACAATAAAAGAGACTTGGACCGTATCAAAAAGAGTTTTAATAATTAGAATCAAAGGGAGGTAAACACTAGTTCTTGTCCTCCAAAAGTGGAACAAATCTAAAAGCCCCTAACTCTTTTTTCTCAAATTCCTTTTCAGACTTACGAATGAACAATGTCATAATTTGCTTTTCAACACCAACAGGAATAACTAGCCTTCCACCTATTTTTAACTGCGACATCAGGGCTTTTGGTACCTCAGGGGCACCAGCTGTAACTATTATACTATCAAAAGGGGCCTCTTCTGACAAACCTTTGTAACCATCACCAAAAATTACCTTCTTAGGACGATACCCCATTTTTTTGAAAAATAGATTTGTTTTTTTAAAGAGAGTCTGTTGTCTTTCTATCGTATAAACCTTTGCCTTTAACAACAAAAGAATCGCGGTTTGGTAACCGCTTCCTGTGCCAATTTCGAGAATTTTATGCCCAGGCTCAACTTTTAACAATTCAGTTTGAAAAGCTACCGTATAAGGTTGTGATATAGTTTGATCAGCAGCAATGGGAAAGGCCTTGTCCTGATAGGCGTGACCTTCAAAACTGCTATCCATAAAAAGGTGACGAGGCACTGTCCTGATTGCATCCAAGACTCTTGTATCTTTTATTCCTTTGGCAATCAACACATCAGCCAGTTTGTTGCGCATTCCTCGGTGTTTCAGCGTATCTTTCAATTGATATTATCTAGGTTTGGTTCAAAAAAGCGAAGTTAACAAAGTTTGGTTTAAGAATATAGAATGTAGCTATAATCAGCACCAAAACTTTTAAACTTCAAGCCACATAAACTACCAAACTATGTTTATTTTTGAATAAAATATCATCTATGCTTAGAATCGGAGTTTTAGGAGCAGGGCATTTAGGGAAAATTCATCTTCGCCTACTCAACGAATCGCCCAAATATGATTTAATTGGTTTTCACGATCCAGATGAGATCAATGGAAAAAAAGTAGCAGCGGAATTTGGATACACCTATTTTGAAAATATTAATCAGCTTATTGATGGTGTTGATGTTGTAGATATTGTTACCCCTACACTTTCCCATTATGATTGTGCAAAAAAAGCCATGGAAAAAAGAAAACATGTCTTTATTGAAAAGCCAATTACCAATACACTCGAGGAAGCTGAACAATTAATTAAACTGGAGAAAAAATATTCGGTAAAAGGTCAAGTAGGTCATGTAGAAAGGTTTAATCCCGCATTCATTTCAGTCAAGGATAAAATCCAAGACCCTATGTTCATTGAAACGCATAGATTGGCCGAATTCAACCCCAGGGGAACAGATGTTCCCGTTGTATTGGATTTAATGATACATGATATTGATGCTATTCTTAGTGTTGTGAATTCCGAAGTAAAACAAGTCAACGCAAGTGGAGTCTCAGTCATCAGTAATTCACCCGATATTGCCAATGCTCGAATTGAATTTGAAAACGGTTGTGTTGCGAATCTTACAGCCAGTAGAATTTCTTTGAAGAATATGAGAAAATCTAGGTTCTTTCAACGCGATGCATATATTTCAGTTGACTTTTTGGAAAAAAAAGTTGAAGTTGTAAAAATGAAAGATGCACCTGAAACACCCGGAGACTTTGATATGATCTTACAGAATGCAGAGGGTGTGAAAAAGCAGATTTATTTTGAGAATCCTGAAATTGAAGCAAATAACGCAATTCTTGATGAGCTGGAAACTTTTGCCGACGCTATTAACAATGACACAACTCCAGTGGTCAGTTTAAAGCAAGGTACGCAAGCCTTAAAGATCGCCTTACAAATCATCAAATCATTCTAGAATCGCACTGATTATGAAAAACATAGCTGTAATAGGAGCTGGTACAATGGGCAACGGAATTGCACATGTCTTTGCTCAAAATGGGTTCAAGGTTAGTCTTATTGATATTTCCATTGAGTCACTAAACCGTGGCCTTGACACCATTACAAAAAATCTGGATCGGATGATTGCCAAAGAAAAAATCAGTGATTCAGATAAAACCAATACCCTTAAAAACATAAGTACCCACACAGAAATGGCCAAGGGAGTAGCAAATGTTGATTTGGTTATTGAAGCCGCTACCGAAAGATTGGATTTAAAACTGAAGATTTTTAAGGAGCTTGATGCACTTTGTGAGACAAACGCTATTTTGGCCACCAATACATCATCAATCTCTATTACACAAATCGCTGCAGCGACGGAAAGACCAGATAAAGTAATAGGCATGCATTTTATGAATCCTGTTCCAATAATGCAACTCGTTGAGATTATTCGGGGTTACAACACATCGAATGAAACTACCGTTGCCACAATGGATTTATCAAGAAAATTGGGCAAAACACCAACGGAAGTTAATGACTATCCCGGTTTTGTAGCCAATAGAATTTTGATGCCGATGATAAACGAGGCGATTGAAACATTGTATAACGGAGTTGCAGGTGTTGAAGAAATTGATACTGTAATGAAACTGGGTATGGCCCACCCTATGGGACCATTACAACTAGCTGACTTTATAGGCCTTGATGTTTGTCTTTCGATACTAAATGTAATGTATGACGGCTTTAAAAATCCTAAATATGCCCCTTGTCCCCTACTCATCAATATGGTAATGGCAAAAAAACTTGGCGTAAAATCCGGTGAAGGGTTTTATGATTACTCAGAATCCAAAAAAGCTGAGAAAGTTTCCTTCCAATTTAAATAAAAACAATGGCCACAATAAAACCTTTTAAGGCAGTTAGACCTACTAAGGACAAAGTTGCTTTTGTTTCCTCAAGGTCATATCAAGAATACTCTGATGAAGAGTTAGAGGCCGCTCTAAATTTTAACCCCTTTTCATTTCTACATATTATTAATCCTGGGTTTAAATTTGACAAAGAGGTCTCCGGTGAGGAACGATTCAAAATGGTACACAATCGTTATTTGGAGTTTTTAGAAGACAATATTTTCCTAAAAGATAGTAAAGACAGCTTCTACATATACCAAATTGAAAAGAATAAGTTTAAGTGCTCTGGTATTTTTTGTGCCACTTGCGTAAAAGATTACCGCACTGATATAATCAAAAAACATGAAGATACTATAAGTCAACGTGAACAGTTATTCGCAAACTATTTGAAAATCGCTGGTTTCAATGCAGAACCTGTTTTAATTACTTATGAGGATAAACCCTCTATTGAATCAATAATAAATAAGGAGAAACTGAATGAACCAGAATACTATTTTACAACTCCTGACAAAATAAAACATTCCCTTTGGAAAGTTTCAAATAAAAACATTGTCGATAAACTAATTAAGGAATTCAAAGGAATCGAATCGTTGTACATTGCCGATGGCCATCACCGAAGTGCATCTTCAGATTTATTGGCCCGAATTTCTGAAAAAAACAATCCTAGTCATACCGGTAATGAGCCCTACAACTACTTTATGAGCTATTTGATTCCTGAATCGGAAATACGGATTTTCGAATTCAATCGTATGGTCAAGGATTTGAATGGGCTTACAAAAGAAGAGTTCCTAATTAAACTAGACGTATTTTTCAGAATAACCAAAAAGGGGAATGTACTGTACAAACCTACAAAGAAGCATCACTTTAGCATGTATCTTGACGGAGAGTTTTATTCACTTTTCCTACGAAGAAAAGTATATAAATTCGCTGATGTTCTTAGTAGACTCGATACGCAGATTCTTTACAAAACCGTGTTGGACCCTATTTTAGGAATTACAGATTTGCGAAACGATAAACGTATTCAATATGGTTACGGAAAGCACAATGTTATACGTATGAAAGATGAAATTGACCAAGGAAAATTTTTAGTTGGTTTTAGTCTCTTGCCTTTAAAAATAGAAGAAATAAAAGCTATAGCGGATGCTGGATTGGTTATGCCACCAAAAAGTACTTTCATTGAACCCAAACTGAGAAGTGGCATGGCCATATATGAGTTTTAATATTGAATCAATAATGTCAATAGCAACAAATCTTAATAAAATAAAGCAAGCATTACCTGACGATGTCACTTTAGTTGCTGTTTCGAAAACAAAGCCCAACACAAGCATTTTAGAAGCTTACGAGGCTGGGCAACGCATTTTTGGCGAGAATAAAATCCAAGAAATGGCCCAGAAATGGGAAGCACTTCCAAAAGATATTCAATGGCACATGATAGGACATGTGCAAAGAAACAAGGTCAAATACATGAGTGAATTTGTTTCCTTGATTCACGGTGTTGATAGCTTTAGGCTATTAAAAGAGATAAATAAACAAGCGAAAAAGCACAACCGAACAATAAGTTGCTTGCTGCAAGTACATATTGCGGATGAGGAAACAAAGTTTGGTTTGGATGAGTCAGAGTTGAAAACCATCACAAATTCTGAAGAATTTAAACGACTTGAAAATATCAAGATTATTGGTTTAATGGGTATGGCTACATTCACAAATAATAAAACCCAAATCAGAAAAGAGTTTAAAAATCTCAAGGACGTATTTGACGTATTAAAGGAGTCATTACCACATGTTTCGACTCTTTCAATGGGTATGAGCGGTGATTATACTGTGGCGATTGAGGAAGGAAGCACAATGGTACGTATAGGAAGTAGTATCTTTGGAGCAAGGAATTATTAAAAAAATACTGATAACGATTAATGTATACGATACTAGATATAGAAACGACGGGAGGGAAATACAATGAAGAAGGTATCACAGAAATCGCTATTCACAAATTTGATGGCCATCAAGTTGTTGACAAGTTCATTAGTCTTGTAAATCCCGAAAAAGACATTCAACCGTTCGTGGTAAATCTTACCGGAATCAATAACAAAATGTTGCGTACTGCACCTAAATTTCATGAAGTTGCCAAGCGAATAGTTGAAATAACAGAGGATTCCGTTCTCGTGGCACACAATGCCCAATTTGATTATCGAATATTACGAACCGAGTTCAGGCGGTTAGGATATAACTTTGAACGAAAGACCTTGTGCACAGTCGACCTTTCAAAATACCTATTGCCAGATGCGGAGTCTTACAGTCTTGGTAAATTGGTGAGATCACTAGGCATACCTATGAGTGATCGGCACAGAGCAAATGGTGATGCAATTGCAACACTAAAACTTTTTAAATTGTTACTTGCCAAAGACTCAGAAAAAAGTATAATCAAAGATGTTGTTAGAGAAGAAACCCATGGTGAACTCTCCCAAAGACAACTTGATATTGTGGAGCAAATGCCTTCTGAAACTGGCTTATACTACATGCACGATAAAAAGGGTGAAATCCTTTTCATTGGAAAGAGTACCAATATCAAAAAAAGAGTGAATCAACATTTCACTAAAGATGGAGCAAAAGCGCGTCAACTGCAAAAAGAAACAAAGAAAATAACCTTTGAGAAAACAGGAAGTGAACTTGTTGCCTTGTTAAAAGAAAACGAAGAACTTAGAAAGAACCATCCTAAATATAATGTCAACAAAAGACCAAAACGTTTATATGGTCTTTATTTATGTGCAAACGACCAAGGCTACAAATACTTTAATATCGCTGTAAAAAAGAAAGATAAAGAGTGCATTACATCATTTAAAAGTTATGTGGGTGCCCAAAACTTTCTTCAAAAAATCACTGATGAATTTCAGCTTTGTACCAAAATCGGGGATATACCCAGTTCCAAAATTCCCTGCAGTGACCAAACAGAGGGAAATTGTCATGGGGCTTGTATTGGGCAGGAAAATGTAGAATCATACAATAGTAGGATCAATACTATTCTTGACAAGTTCAGTCTGGCTAAAAAGAATATTGTAATTGTTGATAAAGGTCGGGAAATAGGTGAATATAGTGTCATTTTAATAAGAAATGGGAATCTTAAGGGTGTCGGTTATTATGATTTGAACCATCAAATAAATAATATTCATATCTTAGAATCTATTATCACTCCAATGAAAGGTGACGACTATTCAACCTTTATTGTTGAATCCTATTTAAGAAATAAGAGGGTCAAAAAAATAATCGACTTAAACGAATAAGTATTGGGCGCAAACGAAAAAAAGAAAAATTGGCGTATTACATTACATGAAATAATCTATGGTACACATACGCCAGCCGGCAAAATGTTCGACATTATTCTGCTAGCACTCATCCTGTATAGTATCATAATTGTTATGCTAGAGAGTGTGCCCCGAATAGATGGTCGTTTTCATGATTTTTTAAACATATCTGAATGGGTTGTAACCATATTGTTTTCGGTTGAATATGTTTTAAGACTAATTTGCATTAAGCGCCCTAGTAAGTATATCTTCAGTTTTTTCGGGATTATTGATCTGTTATCCACTATACCTAAATACCTCTCTTTCTTTTTTGTTGGCTCTCAATATTTCACGGCCTTTAGAGCTCTGCGATTGTTAAGGGTCTTTCGGATTTTGAAACTTGTAAGATATGTGGGTGAATCCAATAACTTGGTAAGAGCCTTAAAAGCAAGTAGGACTAAGATTTTTGTCTTTGTATTTTTTGTCCTTGTTGTATCTGTGCTTTTAGGTACAATAATGTATTTGGTTGAAGGACCTGAACATGGGTTCAACAGTATACCACATAGCGTCTATTGGACCATTGTGACCCTAACAACTGTTGGGTACGGAGATATTTCACCAGAAACTGCTCTAGGTCAGTTCATAGCAACATTTGTAATGATCATTGGTTATGGAATAATAGCCGTTCCAACAGGAATTGTTTCTGCGGAATATGCATCTGCAAAACATGACAAGAATGCCGATGAAGGTCGTTCATGTCACAATTGCACTGCCGAAATAATTAGGGATGACGCCCAATATTGTAGAAAATGCGGCCAGAAATTGCTAAAAGGTTAATGTCAAAAAAAATACTTATCTCGGTGGTAGGGCCTACGGCTATTGGCAAAACCAAATTGGCAATTGAGTTGGCAAACCATTTTAATGCAGAAATAATTTCCGCAGATTCACGGCAGTTTTTTAAAGAAATGCAAATTGGAACTGCAGCACCGAATTCTCAGGAATTGGCATCTGCACCACACCATTTTATCCACCATAAAAGTATTCATGAAAATTACTCGGTTGGTGATTTTGAAAAAGAAGCAATTGCGCTCTTAAGCCACCTATTCGCAAAGAATGATTATGTTGTAATGGTTGGCGGAAGCGGACTTTACTCTGATGTAATCACAAAAGGTCTTGATAAATTCCCGAATGTAAGCCCGGATATTCGCAAAAACCTGAATGAAATACTTAAAAAAGAAGGCATAGGACCCCTTCAAAGGCAATTGAAGGTGTTGGATGAAAAAAGTTCTAACTCAATTGACCTTGCAAATCCGCATAGATTAATACGGGCTCTTGAAGTTAGTATTGGTAGTGGAAAACCATATTCATCATTCCTTAATAAAGACAAAGAAAAACGACCTTTTAAAACAATCACGATTGGGCTACAAGCAGATCGTTCGATTATTTATGACCGAATAAACAAAAGGGTTGAAATAATGATAGATAAAGGCATGGTGGAAGAAGCAAAAAAGCTTTATCCCCATAGAATTTTAAATGCCTTGCAAACTGTTGGCTATAAAGAACTATTTCGTTATTTGGATGGTGAATGGGATCTGGAATTTGCCATATCTGAAATAAAAAAGAATACGAGGCGATTCGCGAAAAGACAATTGACCTGGTATAGAAAAAATCAAGATATCATTTGGTTTGATTTTAATATGAGCAAAGCTGATGTTTTTCAAAAAATAGATAAGGAAATAATTACTGTACAGAATGAATAAGAGTGTGGTGTTTGTAGTTATGGGTGTTTCTGGTTGTGGTAAATCCACCATTGGGACATTATTGTCCAAAAAACTTGATATCCCTTTTTTTGATGGAGATGATTTTCATCCCGATGCCAATGTTAAAAAAATGAAAAATGGGCTTGCGCTCGACGATATAGACAGAGAAGGTTGGCTTAAGACGCTGAACAAGCTTGCTGTTGAACATAAAGAGAAAGGGGCTGTAATTGCATGTTCTGCGCTTAAAGAGAGTTATAGAGCTATACTAAAACAGGATTTGAAAGATCAAATGGTCTTTGTGCATCTCGAAGGTTCTTTTGATGAAATACATTCCCGCCTAAAGAAAAGAAAAGGTCACTACATGCCTATAGAACTATTAAAATCACAATTTGAAACACTGGAAATTCCAAAAAACGCGATTCATATCTCAATTCTGGAATCACCAGAGGTCATAATATCCAAAATATTAAACTAAGTCCAATAAAAAAGCCCTGGCAGTGTGCCAAGGCTTTTTTATATAGTTCAAAGATTCTTCTTTATTCAGATTCCGTTTTGATTACCAGTCTGAACCCTTCGCCGTGAATGTTCAATATCTCAACCGTATCATCACGTTTTAGATATTTACGAAGCTTGGCAATATAAACATCCATACTACGAGAAGTGAAGTAATTATCATCTCTCCATATTTTGGTCAAGGCCAATTCCCTTGGCATTAAATCATTCTCGTGCAACGCTAAAAGTCGTAATAATTCATTTTCTTTTGGAGAAAGTTTAATAGACTCTTCATCTTTATATTTTAAGAATCTCAATTTCGAATTCAAATGAAATCCTCCTATTTGAAATTCAAATTTCTTACTATCAGCTAACGTATTAGAGGCTTTTCTTTGAAGTATTGCTTTAAGTTTCATCAACAACACTTCAGAATCAAAAGGTTTGTTCAAGTAGTCATCGGCGCCAGCTTTATACCCCTTCAAAACATCTTCCTTCATGGTTTTGGCCGTGAGGAAAACAATAGGTACATTTTCATTCTTTTCCCTAATCTCACGCGCAAGGGTAAAACCGTCTTTATATGGCATCATAACGTCTAAAATACAGACGTCATAATTATCCTTTTTGAACTTTTCAAAGCCCTCCATACCATTCTTGGCCAATGTTACATCAAAATTGTTCATTGACAAATAGTCCTTTAAAACAATCCCGAAATTGGGATCATCTTCCACTAAAAGTATTTTCTTATTAATTGTTTCCATAATTCATTAAATTAAAGGCAGTTTTATATAGAAAGTGCTTCCTTTATCTTTTTCGCTTTCCGCATAGACCTCACCTTGATGATCTTCTATTATTCTTTTTACGTAGGCCAATCCCAAACCATGACCTTTTACATTATGTATATCTCCAGTATGCTCTCTATAAAACTTCTCAAAAACTTTTTTCAAAACCGCTTTGCTCATTCCGGCTCCCTGATCTCTAACCTCAATAACCACATTGTTCTTTACCTCTTGGGTATAAATATCAATTTTAGGCGCTTCTGGAGAATATTTTATTGCATTGTCCAATATATTTACCAAAACATTGGTAAAATGCATCTCGTTGGCTAAAACGTCTCTTCTACCAGCTTCTAAGTGCGTTTCAATATAACCTCCTCTATCTGCTACTATTAACTCAACGTGGGCAATAGCATCCTGTATTATGTCGTGAACATCAACTCTGTCCTTACTTATATCCAGTTGGTTTTTTTCCAGCTTGGAAATTCGTAATACATTCTCTACCTGCGCGTGCATCCGCTTGTTCTCATCCCTGATCATTTGAAGATATCGCATAACCCTTTCCTTATCTTCTATGACCTGCGGATTTTTAATCGCCTCAACTGCTAAATTTATCGTCGCAATGGGCGTTTTGAACTCGTGGGTCATGTTGTTTATAAAATCAGATTTAATCTCTGAAATCTGCTTCTGGCGAATCAATTGATAAATAGCACTCGAATAGGCTACAATTATTACAAGCGTGAACAACAGAGATAAAGCAGCCATTCCTAAAATTTGACGAATCAAAAACGTTTTCTTCTTAGGAAAAGAAATCATTAAAGAATAATTCGATTTTTCCTCAGAGTCCTTGAAAATCAAAGATTTATATGGCGTTGCATTTCTAAAACTGAACTTCCGTGATTTCACATTAGTAGGAAGCCCTTTGCTAGATATGCCGTATTCGTAATCGGTATTTATATTACGACTACCTAATTCCCCTTCTAACAACAACTCAATTTCTGTCTTTGAAACCCTGTCATATATTGGCACTCGCTTGGCAAATTCACCAAACATATCTTCAAAGACAGCGATTTCAGTTGAAGATAGTCCCCCAATCTTTTCAAATTTTTCAAGTGGTGTGAACCTACTACGACTTCCGTCAAGTCCAAAATCCTCTTTAAATGTTGCTTTTACCCGCTTACTGGTATAATTTTTTATGGTCGTGGCATCATCACCATTACCATTGTCAAAGAACGTTGATGCGATATTATATTCCTCCTCTAAAATACCATGGGAATAAAAATGTATTTCATCCGAACTAATATCTTTATCAATAAAAAAGAAGTTTTTGAAATGGGAACTCTTTAAATCCCCAATACTGTCCTTGATATTTAAATACCTATCAAAATAGTTCTTTCTCTCTCGTTTGGCAATCTTTTCAGTTACCTTATCAAGCACTTCGGATACACTATTGGAAAATTGCTCTTCCTTATCCTCAACAGATCTTTTGATCCAATAACCCTGTACAAAAATTATCCCAATCAGTGAGAGGCTCATTAGAATGACCAAAAGAACAAATAACCTCTTATTCATCTATTCGTAAAATTAAAGATTTAACATCTAGCCTTTTGTACGTTTAACCTAACCTTAACAAAAATGTTAAAATGGCTCAACGCTCGCTATGGGCAAGGAGAAGCTTATGCACCGCGTCTACTTTTGTAATCGTATCTTGCATGTTCAGATTATCTATCACATAGTCCGCTAATTTGATTTTTTTTTCATCTTCCCATTGGTTCTTCATACGCCTAAAAACATCTGCCTCAGAAACCTTATCCCTGTCCATAACTCTTTTAAGACGAATTTCTTTGGGCGCCGTTACAAGAATGGTTTTATCATAAAAATCATGTAATCCATTTTCAAAAATTATGGCAGCCTCCTGGATCACATATGGGACGTCTTTCTTTTTAGACCATTTAACAAAATCTTTCCTAACCGCTGGATGTACGATAGAATTTAATTGATTTAGTAAGGC contains:
- a CDS encoding sensor histidine kinase; the protein is MNKRLFVLLVILMSLSLIGIIFVQGYWIKRSVEDKEEQFSNSVSEVLDKVTEKIAKRERKNYFDRYLNIKDSIGDLKSSHFKNFFFIDKDISSDEIHFYSHGILEEEYNIASTFFDNGNGDDATTIKNYTSKRVKATFKEDFGLDGSRSRFTPLEKFEKIGGLSSTEIAVFEDMFGEFAKRVPIYDRVSKTEIELLLEGELGSRNINTDYEYGISSKGLPTNVKSRKFSFRNATPYKSLIFKDSEEKSNYSLMISFPKKKTFLIRQILGMAALSLLFTLVIIVAYSSAIYQLIRQKQISEIKSDFINNMTHEFKTPIATINLAVEAIKNPQVIEDKERVMRYLQMIRDENKRMHAQVENVLRISKLEKNQLDISKDRVDVHDIIQDAIAHVELIVADRGGYIETHLEAGRRDVLANEMHFTNVLVNILDNAIKYSPEAPKIDIYTQEVKNNVVIEVRDQGAGMSKAVLKKVFEKFYREHTGDIHNVKGHGLGLAYVKRIIEDHQGEVYAESEKDKGSTFYIKLPLI
- the coaE gene encoding dephospho-CoA kinase (Dephospho-CoA kinase (CoaE) performs the final step in coenzyme A biosynthesis.) — encoded protein: MMVIGLTGGIGSGKTTVAKIFKKLGVPVYNSDKKAKKLMKSSKKLRISIKNLLGEEAYHDKKLNKVYIAQKIFQDKALLNQLNSIVHPAVRKDFVKWSKKKDVPYVIQEAAIIFENGLHDFYDKTILVTAPKEIRLKRVMDRDKVSEADVFRRMKNQWEDEKKIKLADYVIDNLNMQDTITKVDAVHKLLLAHSER